Below is a genomic region from Balaenoptera acutorostrata chromosome 9, mBalAcu1.1, whole genome shotgun sequence.
CAAGGACAGTGACCGTTCTGCCAGAAAAAGGGCCAAATGGCATAAAACAGAccagaggtgggggcaggggggcggggacAGGGCCAGGAATCACTCAGAAAAGCTGGTAACTGCTGTCACGAAACTGgcagggaaaggagaagggggaTGCATGCAAGGATAAGAATTCCAAAAAAGTTGAAATGGTGAGGGGAGAGAACTCCCAAAAGACCCTGGAGTACATGGGAGGTGCGCACGACAACAGCAATCGTTTCCTTTGTAGAGGACAGGGGAAGAGTCCTCACTTGGCTGCAAACTCTGGAGACTCAGTGCTGGGGCTCGGGGTCGGGGGCTCCCCAGAGAGCATCACAGGAACGCGTCGCACCACTCTCGAAGGCACCCGAAGCAGTCCCGGGACTGCTTGGCGTTCGCGCCGCACGTGTCCTTCAGCCATTCCCGGAAAAGATCTTCATTTTTCCTTAGCACCAGAAACTGACCAAGGACCACATAGGCCTGCAAGACGGGCAAAGCAAAAGGCGGGCTGCTGAGCGCTCTGTGGGACTAAGAACAAGAAGGCCACTTCCGCGCCGCTCCCAGCACAGGAGCCCAGGAGACGGGGCAGGCTCCAGCCTGCGGGCTCTGCAGATCTCACCGCCCATCCCCAACAGGTACACGCACTCTCCTCACTCCCCAGCTGCGGGGAAGCACTGTAGTCGGCCACCCCTGGCCCTCCCCGGCTGCACGCAGCTACCCCACACCTTGTCAAAGCCCTTTTCCTCCAGCTTCTTGCCCAGGACTTCACCAATCCCGGCCAGGCTTCCCACTGGCTTTTCCCCCATGGGCTCTGCCACGAAGTCTCGGTGCTTTTGGGAGGTTGTCATCTTGATCAGGCTTAATCTGGGAATCCTAAGAAAAGGGAGGTTATGGCTAAAAACCCGGGAACTCTCGAAGGCCCACTGGCAATCTCACAGTAAGAGACAGCTAGAGCATCCGTTAGGGAGGCTTTCTCGATTTCCCCCAGTTTACGGATGAGAACACAGATCCAAGTAGAGTCTTTTCCTCACTGTTCAAGACAAAGGTCTCTGCCACTCCCTGCGGAAGCTGCGTTTTGGTACCGCCCCACAGGAGAAACTATCCTGCCCTACCAGGTGGTGCACGCAGGACAAAAGGCGTCGGTCAGTACCCAGGGCCCATCCTAAAGCTGTCACTGCTCTTTGACCTTGGCTGGGCAAAGGCGGCACTGACCCAGCCTGGAACGACCACCTGGTCCGAAAAGCAAATGAAGGGCTCTCCCACCCGCCCCACAGGCTGCTCACAGAGCGAAGGCGCACCGGGAGCGCACACACccgctcagcctgcccctcaagcTCCACGCCGCCAGCCCCTCAAGCTCCACGCCGCCGGGCCCGCCCACAAcgcgccgcgccccgccccctccccgtgcCGCGGCCGAACCCTCTCAGAGGGCGCGTCCGAGAGCGCATTCTCTGGCCCGTCGCAGCACTTgcggcccctcccctcctccccgcgCCTCCTCCGACCTCCAGCCCGGGCCTTGCTCCGCGGCTCGCGCTCACTCACAGCTCCGGTTCCCGTCACGGCTTCTCCCGCCACCCGGCTGCTCCCGCCGATCCCTCAACCCACTAGAACTTTCTTCCACTTCCGCTTCCGGGTCGCCTCAAGGGccgccttaaaaaaaaaaaaaatctacattggGCGCTTCTAGCCGCTTACAGTCACCGAGTTGAGGCACCCCCGGACCTTGAGGGTGCCCTTAGTAGGCGCTCCTTTCCGGTTGCTTCGCGGGAGGCCGGGCTGCCTTCTGTGGTCTCGCTTCTCGGGAAGCATTTCCGGTCTCAGGGAGCAGAGGTCTGTGATAAGAAAACTTTATTTCTCTGCTGCACGGCATCCGGAACTTAAAGGACTTAGCCTTGGCCGACCTGATGGTGGGAAGAGTTAGAGGGACGGACAAGGAGAGAGGCGTGGCCAGGAGACTTCCGGGAGAGCGCCGGAAGGACGGTGTCCGACTCAGGCTGACCCGCGCCGTCCTCCTCGCTGTCGGGCTTGTGAGAGTCTGACGGGAACCGAAGGCGCCGGAGACCTGAGTCCAAGGCGACTCCACTGTCGTGACCGCCGGCAAGTCCTTTTTCTGGGCTTTCATTGGCTCAGCTGCGAAGTGAGTCGTGGACGAGCCGATCTCAGCGTCCCGCCTGGAGAGCGGGGTCTTTCAGGCAGCCCCCGTGGGATTCGAGGGCCAGAGAGTAAGTATGGGGCTTTCTCTCTGAGCGTTTTTCCTCCAGAAtagggaggcaggagggcagggggcgGCAACTAGGGATGACACGTCGGAGTTTCCTTTGGAAGCCATCAGTCTCCTGAGTACGCATTAGTTCTTGTTTTTTCAGTACCCAAGTCAGAAACAGTACATGTCGAAGACCAAGCCAGCCTACCCCGACCTTTAATTAACTCGTTCCTGACTTGGATTCTCCTAACTTGTCTGTGTCTGTACTGTGTTGAGAGATTGAGCATCTGTGTTGTGTGGTTGGGCTGCACCTGGGATTTACAAGCATGTTGAGGAAGAAATGGTTTATCTCACTCCTTCCCCAAGTGGTTGCcagaatgatttatttttctagaacACGTATTTAGTTTTTGTGGTTATGTCAGTACTTAAGAATAATACGAGTTTTTTTACGTGTCttacactgtgctaagtgttttgcTTAcgattattttgttttaataacagtGCTCTGAGTTAGCTACTGCTTTTCTCTGAGGTCTAAAGAAATTGAACAGCCAGGAAATAACCAAGgtaggatttgaatccaagcaATTGGATTTCAGAGCTCATGTTCTTAACCAGGACACTGTGTCACTCCTCAGTAAAAGGCTTCTCCCCATCTTCAAAACAGTCGTGCATTCTGAGCCTGCCATCCAAGAAACTCAGGAGGAGGAGTTGA
It encodes:
- the BANF1 gene encoding barrier-to-autointegration factor gives rise to the protein MTTSQKHRDFVAEPMGEKPVGSLAGIGEVLGKKLEEKGFDKAYVVLGQFLVLRKNEDLFREWLKDTCGANAKQSRDCFGCLREWCDAFL